In Plantibacter sp. PA-3-X8, one DNA window encodes the following:
- a CDS encoding ATP-binding cassette domain-containing protein, which yields MTSSLLEVKDLEVEYPGKGFRAQSFKALKGVSIDIKPGETVGLVGESGSGKTTLGRAVLGLAPVTGGSIRYRDQEIGHLKRKERRALSSEIQVVFQDPYSSLNPSLTIEQILTEPLTVRGVSGADARKRVGSLLDQVQLPTGAASRLPREFSGGQRQRIAIARALALDPKLIVCDEPVSALDLSTQARVLDLFIDIQEQTGVAYLFISHDLAVVRHISHRVAVMYHGEIVESGDGDQVTAHPAHPYTQRLFMAAPIPDPDRQEDRRVERRRLIDEQRAAESAA from the coding sequence ATGACGTCGTCACTGCTCGAGGTGAAGGACCTCGAAGTCGAGTACCCGGGCAAGGGGTTCCGTGCCCAGTCGTTCAAGGCGCTCAAGGGCGTGTCGATCGACATCAAGCCCGGTGAGACCGTCGGTCTCGTCGGCGAGTCCGGCTCCGGCAAGACCACGCTCGGTCGCGCCGTGCTGGGCCTCGCCCCGGTCACCGGCGGCAGCATCCGCTACCGCGACCAGGAGATCGGGCATTTGAAGCGCAAGGAGCGCCGAGCGCTGAGTTCGGAGATCCAGGTCGTGTTCCAGGACCCGTACTCCTCGCTCAACCCCTCGCTCACGATCGAGCAGATCCTCACCGAGCCGCTCACCGTCCGCGGTGTCTCCGGTGCCGACGCCCGCAAGCGCGTCGGATCCCTGCTCGACCAGGTGCAGCTGCCGACCGGCGCGGCCTCACGGCTCCCCCGGGAGTTCTCGGGCGGCCAGCGGCAGCGCATCGCGATCGCCCGGGCGCTCGCCCTCGATCCGAAGCTCATCGTGTGCGACGAGCCCGTGTCGGCCCTCGACCTGTCGACGCAGGCGCGGGTCCTCGACCTCTTCATCGACATCCAGGAGCAGACGGGCGTCGCCTACCTGTTCATCTCGCACGACCTCGCAGTCGTCCGGCACATCAGCCACCGCGTGGCGGTCATGTACCACGGCGAGATCGTCGAGTCCGGCGACGGCGACCAGGTGACGGCGCACCCGGCCCACCCCTACACGCAGCGCCTGTTCATGGCGGCACCGATCCCCGACCCGGACCGCCAGGAGGACCGCCGGGTGGAGCGACGCCGCCTCATCGACGAGCAGCGTGCGGCGGAGTCCGCCGCCTGA
- a CDS encoding beta-N-acetylhexosaminidase encodes MLPLPVSIQQHDGAFTLSETTGLGGDHRFSAATRWLRGVLQTSTGFDLDARIDLRTDSIAFIHDDTVAAGGYRLVVDADGVRIVAADASGAFSGAVTLTQLLPPAVNRRALVPGVDWTVPATTIDDAPRFGWRGVMLDVARHFLPTSDVLRFIDLAARHKLNVLHFHLTDDQGWRIQIDAFPKLTEVGGWRTESQHGAARHAPGDGRPHGGFYTKDDLREIVAYAAERSITVVPEIDLPGHARAIIAAYPELGVPDVAQDADEPSVWTRWGINEAILDMGEETVAFFRTVFDEVMELFPSTFIGVGGDEAKKTRWAASARTQALMAERGLDSVEALQAWFIRQLEAHLCAAGRRLYGWDEILEGGGLPKDATVASWRGEFGAVAAARQGYDVIACPDDRVYLDYRESELPGEPIPVGPPLTVAEVYTFEPVPAELTEAQAEHIIGVQANIWTEHMDSARVIDYQAYPRLCALAEVAWVGRERDLAGFEARLQQHLARLDALGVEYRRASGPFPWQERPDAEGRPSTREQRAALVEELTKDIRA; translated from the coding sequence ATGCTTCCACTGCCCGTGTCCATCCAGCAGCACGACGGCGCCTTCACGCTGAGCGAGACGACCGGGCTCGGCGGTGACCACCGCTTCTCGGCCGCGACCCGCTGGTTGCGCGGGGTGCTGCAGACGTCGACCGGGTTCGACCTCGACGCACGGATCGACCTGCGGACCGACAGCATCGCGTTCATCCACGACGACACCGTCGCGGCCGGCGGCTACCGGCTCGTGGTCGACGCGGACGGTGTGCGCATCGTCGCCGCCGACGCCTCCGGCGCGTTCTCGGGTGCGGTGACCCTGACCCAGCTCCTTCCCCCTGCGGTCAACCGCCGTGCGCTCGTCCCCGGCGTCGACTGGACCGTCCCGGCGACGACCATCGACGACGCCCCGCGCTTCGGGTGGCGCGGCGTCATGCTCGACGTGGCCAGGCACTTCCTCCCCACGTCCGACGTGCTGCGGTTCATCGACCTCGCCGCGCGCCACAAGCTCAACGTCCTCCATTTCCACCTCACCGACGACCAGGGCTGGCGGATCCAGATCGACGCCTTCCCGAAGCTGACCGAGGTCGGCGGGTGGCGGACCGAGAGCCAGCACGGCGCAGCACGGCACGCTCCCGGCGACGGCCGCCCGCACGGCGGCTTCTACACGAAGGACGACCTGCGCGAGATCGTCGCCTACGCCGCTGAGCGGTCCATCACGGTCGTCCCCGAGATCGACCTGCCCGGTCATGCGCGAGCGATCATCGCCGCGTACCCGGAGCTGGGCGTGCCGGATGTGGCGCAGGACGCGGACGAGCCGTCGGTGTGGACGAGGTGGGGCATCAACGAGGCGATCCTCGACATGGGCGAGGAGACGGTCGCGTTCTTCCGCACCGTGTTCGACGAGGTCATGGAGCTCTTCCCATCGACCTTCATCGGCGTCGGTGGCGACGAGGCGAAGAAGACCCGCTGGGCAGCGAGCGCTCGAACGCAAGCCCTCATGGCCGAGCGCGGGCTCGACTCCGTCGAAGCGCTGCAGGCGTGGTTCATCCGCCAACTCGAGGCGCACCTGTGCGCCGCCGGCCGACGCCTGTACGGCTGGGACGAGATCCTCGAGGGCGGCGGATTGCCGAAGGACGCGACCGTCGCCTCATGGCGCGGCGAGTTCGGTGCGGTCGCCGCCGCACGCCAGGGGTACGACGTCATCGCCTGCCCGGACGACCGCGTCTACCTCGATTACCGCGAGTCGGAGCTGCCGGGTGAGCCGATCCCGGTCGGGCCACCGCTGACCGTCGCGGAGGTGTACACCTTCGAGCCGGTGCCGGCTGAGCTGACGGAGGCGCAGGCCGAGCACATCATCGGGGTGCAGGCGAACATCTGGACCGAGCACATGGACTCCGCCCGCGTCATCGACTACCAGGCATACCCGCGGCTGTGCGCCCTCGCCGAGGTCGCCTGGGTCGGCCGCGAGCGCGACCTCGCGGGCTTCGAGGCGCGGCTGCAGCAGCACCTCGCCCGCCTCGACGCCCTCGGGGTCGAGTACCGCCGCGCTTCGGGACCGTTCCCGTGGCAGGAGCGTCCCGACGCCGAGGGTCGGCCGTCCACCCGCGAGCAGCGGGCCGCCCTCGTGGAGGAGCTCACGAAGGACATCCGCGCCTGA
- a CDS encoding DUF5605 domain-containing protein — translation MFDRSSAFGDVIESPAGRTVLEQFLPGIAASPMAKQFRSIRLGQLSAIVPELQDDAAKDRLWAALAQVDDGPDARAPYGAAIEPAPDYEGQDVPRGSATLTVPGDVPQYGVVEIRLDGPSHGNPFVDVELGATFTNGARELTVGGFYDGDGRYLVRLLAEEQGEWSFTTSSTARSLDGVAGAFTVSAAATGSHGPVRVDGFHFAHADGTRHRPLGTTAYAWTHQLEELQEETLRALEIAPFTKIRMCVFPKSYLYNANEPETFPFVGSLADGFDHERFDPKYWANLERRINQLGALGIEADLILFHAYDRWGFADLGPAVDERYLRYAVRRLTAFANVWWSMANEYDLLWAKTNDDWERLAAVVGAEDPHGHLNSIHNCQGFYDYAKPWITHCSVQRVDVYRTAENTDAWREQWGKPIVIDECAYEGDIDQGWGNITGEEMVRRFWEGAIRGGYVGHGETYLNDREELFWSKGGPLIGSSPDRIAFLERISAESPTGVLDPLPGDWDVPWGGVAGRYVIGYFGFNRPRFRNVFLPEGEFHVDVLDTWNMTVETLPGTYTGTVRVDLPGRQFMAVRLRLVE, via the coding sequence ATGTTCGACCGCAGTTCCGCCTTCGGAGACGTCATCGAGAGCCCGGCGGGTCGCACCGTCCTCGAGCAGTTCCTGCCCGGCATCGCCGCCTCGCCGATGGCCAAGCAGTTCCGCAGCATCCGTCTCGGGCAGCTGTCGGCGATCGTGCCGGAGCTGCAGGACGATGCGGCGAAGGATCGTCTCTGGGCGGCGCTCGCACAGGTCGACGACGGTCCCGACGCCCGCGCACCCTACGGCGCCGCGATCGAGCCCGCTCCCGACTACGAGGGCCAGGACGTCCCGCGCGGCTCGGCGACCCTGACGGTCCCCGGCGACGTCCCGCAGTACGGCGTCGTCGAGATCCGGCTGGACGGGCCGTCGCACGGCAACCCGTTCGTCGACGTGGAACTCGGCGCGACGTTCACGAACGGCGCACGCGAGCTCACCGTCGGCGGGTTCTACGACGGCGACGGCCGGTACCTGGTGCGGCTGCTCGCCGAGGAGCAGGGCGAGTGGTCGTTCACCACGAGCTCGACCGCCCGATCACTCGACGGCGTCGCAGGCGCGTTCACCGTGTCGGCCGCGGCGACGGGCAGCCACGGACCGGTGCGCGTGGACGGCTTCCACTTCGCCCACGCCGACGGCACCCGCCATCGCCCGCTCGGCACGACCGCCTACGCCTGGACGCACCAGCTCGAGGAACTGCAGGAGGAGACGCTCCGCGCCCTGGAGATCGCGCCGTTCACGAAGATCCGGATGTGCGTGTTCCCGAAGTCGTACCTCTACAACGCGAACGAGCCGGAGACGTTCCCCTTCGTCGGCTCACTCGCAGACGGGTTCGACCACGAGCGCTTCGACCCGAAGTACTGGGCGAACCTCGAGCGGCGCATCAACCAGCTCGGCGCGCTCGGCATCGAGGCGGACCTGATCCTCTTCCACGCCTACGACCGTTGGGGCTTCGCGGACCTCGGTCCGGCCGTCGACGAACGGTACCTCCGCTACGCCGTCCGCCGGCTCACCGCGTTCGCGAACGTGTGGTGGTCGATGGCGAACGAGTACGACCTGCTCTGGGCGAAGACGAACGACGACTGGGAGCGGCTCGCGGCGGTCGTCGGCGCGGAGGACCCGCACGGCCACCTCAACTCCATCCACAACTGCCAGGGGTTCTACGACTACGCGAAGCCCTGGATCACGCACTGCAGCGTGCAGCGCGTCGACGTCTACCGGACCGCGGAGAACACCGACGCCTGGCGCGAGCAGTGGGGCAAGCCGATCGTCATCGACGAGTGCGCCTACGAGGGCGACATCGACCAGGGCTGGGGCAACATCACCGGCGAGGAGATGGTGCGACGGTTCTGGGAGGGCGCGATCCGCGGCGGCTACGTCGGCCACGGCGAGACCTACCTCAACGACCGGGAGGAGCTGTTCTGGTCGAAGGGCGGTCCGCTCATCGGTTCGAGTCCCGACCGCATCGCATTCCTGGAGCGCATCTCGGCGGAGTCCCCGACGGGCGTCCTCGACCCGCTCCCCGGCGACTGGGACGTGCCGTGGGGCGGGGTGGCCGGCCGGTACGTCATCGGCTACTTCGGCTTCAACCGGCCGCGGTTCCGCAACGTCTTCCTTCCCGAGGGCGAGTTCCACGTCGACGTGCTGGACACCTGGAACATGACGGTCGAGACTCTGCCCGGCACGTACACCGGTACCGTCCGGGTCGACCTGCCCGGCCGCCAGTTCATGGCGGTCCGCCTCCGCCTGGTGGAGTAG
- a CDS encoding family 78 glycoside hydrolase catalytic domain, whose protein sequence is MTAHVARIGRLRAETRDDSPAVATPTPRLSWTVETAGSDWAQAWAELRDGSGATARVEGRDSVLVSWPFPPLGPDEVRTVEVRAASTAGEETPWSEPTVVEAAFLADGAWTARFIGLAAPERPAQPIRVRRTFTVGGPVRRARLFWTALGAAEPQLNGMPASEDVLSPGWTAYGDRLVHETVDVTALVEPGENVLAATVAGAWYTERYGFFQFAERIYGDQPRFAAQLQLDYLDGTTETLVTDASWSAADGAELVDSGIYAGEAIDTTLVEPGWSTTALDASTWAPALVDDAAHPVPEARIAAPVRRIEERAVAEVLTSPSGATILDFGQNLVGRLRLTVAGPRGTTLTLRHAEVLDEGELALRPLRNAAATDHVTLSGDGEQTIEPRFTFHGFRYAQIDGWPGAFDPASVSAVVLHSDLTRTGWFSSSHELLDRLHENVVWGMRGNFLSIPTDCPQRDERLGWTGDLQVFAPTASFLYDSSAFLDSWLRDLALEQEHQDGVVPMVVPAALSGFAGGGPTAAWGDAATVVPWVLHERYGDLGILREQYPSMRSWVEAVLRVSTDGLWSNTFQLGDWLDPSAPPDQPAKARVDSDIVASAYHARSLRILADTAGLLGETADAERYGDLAERSRAAFTAEYVTPAGRMMSDAPTAYALALRFDLVDDPALRQRLADRLADLVRADGYRIGTGFVGTPLITDALADGGHLRAAGRLMLQTENPSWLSPVTKGATTIWERWDSLLEDGSVNPGEMTSFNHYALGAVADWLHRTVAGLAPAGPGYRELRIAPRPIDGLDHAEARHVTPYGEASVAWRREGSSLRVSAVVPPNTTATVALPGAAEETIGSGRHDWTVEVPDAGSSADDDITLGLDSPLSEIIDRPAAYDALLSSVGAHDQAKADDIRRSTQWSRGRTVRQLLMFTPPSMLDDVDAALAAATPASGVAR, encoded by the coding sequence ATGACCGCGCACGTCGCGCGGATCGGCCGGCTGCGGGCGGAGACCCGTGACGACAGCCCCGCGGTTGCGACGCCGACGCCTCGGTTGAGCTGGACCGTCGAGACCGCTGGCTCCGACTGGGCGCAGGCCTGGGCCGAACTCCGAGACGGCAGTGGTGCCACGGCACGTGTCGAGGGCCGCGACTCCGTCCTCGTCTCCTGGCCGTTCCCACCACTCGGCCCAGACGAGGTGCGCACCGTCGAGGTCCGTGCCGCGTCGACTGCTGGGGAGGAGACACCCTGGAGCGAGCCGACCGTCGTCGAGGCCGCGTTCCTGGCCGACGGAGCCTGGACCGCCCGCTTCATCGGTCTCGCAGCGCCCGAGCGTCCTGCGCAACCGATCCGGGTGCGCCGCACCTTCACGGTCGGCGGGCCCGTCCGTCGCGCCCGGCTGTTCTGGACCGCGCTCGGTGCCGCCGAACCGCAGCTGAACGGGATGCCCGCCTCGGAAGACGTCCTCTCCCCCGGCTGGACCGCCTACGGCGACCGCCTCGTGCACGAGACCGTCGACGTCACCGCGCTCGTCGAGCCGGGTGAGAACGTCCTCGCCGCGACCGTCGCCGGCGCCTGGTACACCGAGCGGTACGGGTTCTTCCAGTTCGCCGAGCGCATCTACGGCGACCAGCCACGCTTCGCCGCCCAGCTGCAGCTCGACTACCTCGACGGGACGACGGAGACGCTCGTCACCGATGCGAGCTGGTCGGCGGCAGACGGTGCCGAGCTCGTCGACAGCGGCATCTACGCCGGCGAGGCGATCGACACCACCCTGGTCGAACCCGGCTGGTCGACGACGGCGCTCGACGCGTCCACCTGGGCCCCGGCCCTCGTCGACGACGCTGCGCACCCGGTGCCGGAGGCCCGGATCGCCGCGCCCGTCCGCCGCATCGAGGAGCGCGCGGTCGCGGAGGTGCTCACCTCGCCGTCGGGCGCGACCATCCTCGACTTCGGCCAGAACCTCGTCGGCCGCCTCCGGCTCACCGTCGCCGGCCCGCGGGGCACGACGCTCACGCTCCGGCACGCCGAGGTCCTCGACGAGGGCGAACTCGCCCTGCGTCCCCTCCGCAACGCCGCAGCCACCGACCACGTCACGCTCTCGGGCGACGGCGAACAGACGATCGAGCCGCGCTTCACCTTCCACGGCTTCCGCTACGCGCAGATCGACGGCTGGCCGGGCGCATTCGACCCGGCGTCGGTCTCCGCCGTCGTCCTCCACAGCGACCTCACGCGCACGGGTTGGTTCTCCTCCTCGCACGAGCTGCTCGACCGCCTCCACGAGAACGTCGTCTGGGGCATGCGCGGCAACTTCCTGAGCATCCCGACCGACTGCCCGCAGCGCGACGAACGGCTCGGCTGGACGGGTGACCTACAGGTCTTCGCCCCGACCGCGAGCTTCCTCTACGACAGCTCCGCCTTCCTCGACTCCTGGCTGCGCGACCTCGCACTCGAGCAGGAGCACCAGGACGGTGTCGTCCCCATGGTGGTCCCGGCCGCGCTGTCCGGGTTCGCCGGCGGCGGGCCGACCGCGGCCTGGGGCGACGCTGCGACCGTCGTGCCGTGGGTGCTCCACGAGCGCTACGGCGACCTCGGGATCCTGCGCGAGCAGTACCCGTCGATGCGTTCCTGGGTGGAGGCCGTGCTCCGGGTGAGCACCGACGGTCTCTGGTCGAACACCTTCCAGCTCGGCGACTGGCTCGACCCGAGCGCGCCGCCTGACCAGCCGGCGAAGGCCAGGGTCGACTCGGACATCGTCGCGAGCGCCTATCACGCGCGATCGCTCCGGATCCTCGCCGACACCGCCGGGCTCCTCGGGGAGACGGCGGACGCGGAGCGGTACGGCGACCTGGCCGAGCGGAGTCGGGCGGCCTTCACCGCCGAGTATGTGACGCCCGCCGGCCGGATGATGTCCGACGCGCCGACCGCGTACGCCCTCGCCCTGCGGTTCGACCTCGTCGACGACCCCGCCCTGCGGCAACGCCTCGCGGACCGCCTCGCCGACCTCGTCCGCGCCGACGGTTACCGCATCGGCACCGGCTTCGTGGGGACGCCGCTCATCACCGACGCACTCGCCGACGGCGGACACCTCCGCGCGGCCGGCCGCCTCATGCTCCAGACCGAGAACCCCTCCTGGCTCTCGCCCGTCACCAAGGGCGCGACCACGATCTGGGAGCGTTGGGACAGCCTGCTCGAGGACGGCTCGGTCAACCCGGGCGAGATGACCTCGTTCAACCACTACGCGCTCGGCGCCGTCGCCGACTGGCTGCACCGCACCGTAGCCGGCCTCGCTCCCGCGGGTCCCGGCTACCGCGAACTCCGGATCGCACCGCGGCCGATCGACGGACTCGACCACGCCGAGGCCCGACACGTCACGCCCTACGGCGAGGCGTCGGTGGCGTGGCGACGCGAAGGGTCGTCCCTCCGGGTGTCGGCGGTCGTGCCGCCGAACACGACGGCGACGGTCGCGTTGCCGGGTGCCGCGGAGGAGACGATCGGGTCCGGTCGCCACGATTGGACGGTCGAGGTCCCCGACGCCGGCTCGAGTGCCGACGACGACATCACGCTCGGCCTCGACTCGCCGCTCTCCGAGATCATCGACCGACCGGCCGCGTACGACGCCCTCCTCAGCTCGGTGGGTGCCCACGATCAGGCCAAGGCCGACGACATCCGCCGCAGCACCCAGTGGAGTCGTGGTCGGACCGTCCGTCAGCTCCTCATGTTCACGCCGCCGTCGATGCTCGACGACGTGGACGCAGCGCTTGCTGCAGCCACTCCGGCATCAGGAGTTGCGCGATAA
- a CDS encoding beta-glucosidase, whose product MTITTPRHAAATKPVDTAAIDALVARLDLEEKVALVSGADFWTTVPLEKIGLRAMVLSDGPAGVRGPLWDERSPSINLPSATALASSWDPSLAYRYGAVAAAEARRKGVDVVLGPTINLHRSPLGGRHFEAFSEDPELTGSLAAAYVSGLQDNGVAATPKHYVANDSETDRFTVDVHASERALRELYLAPFERTVTEAGTWAIMSAYNSVDGVTMSENDLLETPLNSEWGFDGVVVSDWTGVRSLGSAPASQDLAMPGPAPAWSAALVEAVRDGRVAEADVDRKVARLLALAVRVGALGEEALAPAPVDGVSFSREAETEGIVLLDNDGTLPLDAASLTRVAVIGHNARDSRTQGGGSATVLPEHTVSPLEGLRLALPEATIDYAVGAIVQEGVAELPLERLTNPRTGDPGLVATFLDADGAELFTEDRRSTALVWFGGDAPVTTASQLVLTTTYTPEATEQLRLGFATGLHGRLFVDGVLLVDEQPVVVGNDLGAALLAPPSATGAFAAQADVAVELRAEFDLSPSENGLGAISVTVGRAPDDSDPDALIAQAVEAARAADVAVVVVGTNSKVESEGWDRSDLTLPGRQDELVRAVAAVNPRTVVIVNSGAPVLLPWSDEVAAVLLGWFGGQEMGNALADVLLGVAEPGGRLSTTWAAALDDVPVLDVTPVDGVLRYEEGIHIGYRAWLRSGATPAYWFGHGLGYTSWSIDGGEVSGDVASPRVSGTATNTGDRAGKHVVQVYAERPDSSVDRPVRWLVGSAVVRAGAGESVAWEVALPARVFAHWADGWQVEPGDVTLRIGSSVVNLVDEHVVTIAAGTSR is encoded by the coding sequence ATGACCATCACCACTCCCCGGCACGCCGCCGCCACGAAGCCCGTCGACACCGCGGCGATCGACGCCCTCGTCGCCCGACTCGACCTCGAGGAGAAGGTCGCGCTCGTCTCCGGCGCCGACTTCTGGACCACGGTGCCGCTCGAGAAGATCGGCCTGCGCGCCATGGTCCTGTCCGACGGGCCGGCCGGCGTCCGCGGTCCGCTGTGGGACGAGCGCTCGCCGTCGATCAACCTCCCGTCAGCGACCGCGCTGGCGTCCTCGTGGGATCCGTCGCTCGCCTACCGATACGGCGCCGTCGCCGCGGCCGAGGCCCGCCGAAAGGGCGTCGACGTCGTCCTCGGCCCGACCATCAACCTCCACCGTTCCCCGCTCGGCGGGCGGCACTTCGAGGCGTTCAGCGAGGATCCGGAACTCACCGGTTCGCTCGCGGCCGCCTACGTCAGCGGCCTGCAGGACAACGGCGTCGCCGCGACCCCGAAGCACTACGTCGCCAACGACTCCGAGACCGACCGCTTCACGGTCGACGTGCATGCGAGCGAGCGTGCCCTCCGCGAGCTCTATCTCGCACCGTTCGAGCGCACGGTGACCGAAGCCGGCACCTGGGCGATCATGAGCGCCTACAACTCCGTCGACGGCGTCACGATGAGCGAGAACGACCTCCTGGAGACGCCGCTCAACTCGGAGTGGGGCTTCGACGGCGTCGTCGTCAGCGACTGGACCGGCGTCCGCAGCCTCGGCTCGGCGCCGGCGTCCCAGGACCTCGCCATGCCCGGCCCCGCTCCCGCATGGAGCGCGGCCCTCGTCGAGGCCGTCCGCGACGGCCGCGTCGCCGAAGCCGACGTCGACCGCAAGGTCGCCCGGCTCCTCGCGCTCGCGGTCCGCGTCGGTGCCCTCGGCGAGGAAGCACTGGCGCCCGCTCCGGTCGACGGGGTCTCCTTCTCCCGCGAGGCCGAGACTGAGGGCATCGTGCTGCTCGACAACGACGGCACGCTCCCCCTCGACGCGGCCTCGCTCACCCGCGTCGCCGTCATCGGGCACAACGCCCGCGACTCGCGCACCCAGGGCGGCGGCAGTGCGACGGTCCTCCCCGAGCACACCGTCAGCCCACTCGAGGGACTCCGACTCGCGCTCCCCGAGGCGACGATCGACTACGCCGTCGGCGCGATCGTGCAGGAGGGCGTCGCCGAGCTTCCGCTCGAGCGCCTCACCAACCCGCGCACGGGTGACCCCGGTCTCGTCGCCACGTTCCTCGATGCCGACGGCGCGGAACTCTTCACCGAGGACCGCCGGTCCACCGCGCTCGTCTGGTTCGGCGGCGACGCCCCGGTCACCACGGCGTCGCAGCTCGTGCTCACCACCACGTACACGCCGGAGGCCACCGAGCAACTGCGACTCGGTTTCGCCACGGGGCTCCACGGCCGACTCTTCGTCGACGGCGTCCTCCTCGTCGACGAGCAACCCGTGGTCGTCGGGAACGACCTCGGCGCGGCGCTGCTCGCCCCGCCGTCGGCGACCGGGGCGTTCGCCGCCCAGGCCGACGTCGCCGTCGAACTCCGTGCGGAGTTCGACCTCTCCCCGAGCGAGAACGGTCTCGGCGCGATCAGCGTCACTGTCGGTCGCGCCCCCGACGACTCCGACCCCGACGCCCTCATCGCCCAGGCGGTCGAGGCGGCCCGCGCGGCCGATGTCGCCGTCGTGGTCGTCGGCACGAACTCGAAGGTCGAATCGGAGGGCTGGGACCGCAGCGACCTCACCCTCCCCGGCCGTCAGGACGAGCTCGTCCGGGCTGTCGCCGCCGTGAACCCGCGCACCGTCGTGATCGTCAACTCCGGCGCCCCGGTCCTGCTCCCCTGGAGCGACGAGGTCGCCGCCGTGCTCCTCGGCTGGTTCGGCGGACAGGAGATGGGCAACGCCCTGGCCGACGTGCTGCTCGGGGTCGCCGAACCCGGTGGTCGCCTGAGCACCACCTGGGCTGCGGCGCTCGACGACGTCCCGGTGCTCGACGTCACCCCGGTGGACGGCGTGCTCCGCTACGAGGAGGGCATCCACATCGGCTACCGCGCGTGGCTCCGCTCGGGTGCCACGCCCGCCTACTGGTTCGGCCACGGGCTCGGGTACACGAGCTGGTCCATCGACGGTGGCGAGGTCTCGGGTGACGTCGCCTCCCCCCGCGTCTCCGGGACCGCGACGAACACCGGCGACCGCGCCGGCAAGCACGTCGTGCAGGTGTACGCGGAGCGACCGGACTCATCGGTCGACCGCCCCGTGCGCTGGCTCGTCGGATCGGCTGTCGTCCGCGCGGGCGCCGGCGAATCGGTCGCCTGGGAGGTCGCGCTGCCGGCCCGGGTCTTCGCCCACTGGGCGGACGGCTGGCAGGTCGAGCCAGGCGACGTCACCCTCCGGATCGGATCGTCCGTCGTCAACCTCGTGGACGAGCACGTCGTCACCATCGCAGCCGGGACCTCCCGATGA
- a CDS encoding DUF2087 domain-containing protein, which produces MSDEERTTTDWRAVAAALANDDARTVYAQLVLGQEPDLGATQRAVRRAEQSVQTLSRAGLLDIDGRASGRVFRDLLAAAAPPKREGIDRFLVDGRIVQYPSNPDERQALLQRVAASVLEPGEVVDEAEINERLSAFHDDVAVLRRYLVDAQLVERTRSGTEYALVT; this is translated from the coding sequence ATGTCGGACGAGGAACGGACGACGACGGACTGGCGTGCAGTGGCCGCCGCCCTCGCGAACGACGACGCCCGGACGGTGTACGCGCAACTCGTCCTCGGGCAGGAGCCCGACCTCGGCGCCACCCAGCGTGCTGTGCGGCGAGCCGAGCAGAGCGTCCAGACGTTGTCTCGGGCGGGCCTGTTGGATATTGACGGACGTGCTTCGGGCAGGGTGTTCCGGGACCTCCTCGCGGCCGCCGCACCGCCGAAGCGCGAAGGGATCGACCGCTTCCTGGTCGACGGTCGGATCGTGCAGTACCCGTCGAATCCGGACGAGCGGCAGGCGCTGTTGCAGCGCGTCGCGGCATCAGTGCTCGAGCCTGGTGAGGTGGTCGACGAAGCCGAGATCAACGAGCGGTTGTCCGCGTTCCACGACGACGTCGCGGTGCTCCGGCGGTACCTCGTCGACGCGCAGCTCGTCGAGCGCACGCGTTCGGGGACCGAATACGCGCTCGTCACCTGA